The genomic stretch AAGCCCTCGCTCGGCTGCGCATTCCTGACCGGATTCGCCAACGCGCGCAAGTTCAATGAGGCGGCGCGCCTCGGCATGGGCTTCATTGACGTGGCGGTCGGAATCCGGCTGGACTACAACTTCGCGACGTCCGACTATTTCCAGCAGGATTCGGCCGGGCAGCTCGACTTCCGGCCCTGTCCTACGTGCAAGGTGGTGCACGGCCTGCCGCCGTCGCGGGCCACGTTCCTGTCCTTCGGTTTCGTGCCGACGACGGCAACGCTGCAGCTCACCGAGGTCGGCACGCTGAACCTGGTCAGCATCGGCACGACCCAGGAACTGAAAGCCAACATCGCGTTCTCGGAAATGCGGCTGCGCGTCTACAACGTCTCGGTGAACGGCCAGAAGCTGCCCGTCGGCCCGCACTGCCAGACCCATCCGTTCGAGATCGTGCTGACCGGGAAGCCGGGCAGCACGCCGCCGTATTCGCTACAGGGAGGCGGCCCGCTGACCGGTAATGTCTCGATTCCCGAATTCCACGGCTGCGGGGTCACCGAGAACCTGAACCCGTTGTTCAACGGCACGATTTCCGGGCCGCGGAACTTCTCCCAGCTGACCCAGGGCAACCTGTGCACGCCGTCGAGCGACAGCGGCTGTCCCCCGCGCAGGCCGAGGCCGATCCATTGAGCACCACGGGAGCTCATCATGGGCGTTGAGGTGGTCATCGAGGACCTGACCAAGTCCTTCGGCCGGCAGACCGTGTGGCGCGATGTCACGCTCTCGCTGCCGGCCGGCGAGGTCAGCGTCATGCTCGGGCCGTCCGGCACCGGCAAGACCGTGTTTCTCAAGTCCCTCGTCGGCCTGCTCAAGCCCGAACGGGGCCGGGTGGTCGTCGACGGCGTCGATATCGCGGCCTGCTCGGAGCACCAGCTCTACCAGGTGCGCAAGCTGTTCGGCGTGATGTTCCAGGACGGCGCGCTGTTCGGCTCGCTGAACCTGTACGACAACATCGCGTTCCCGCTGCGCGAGCACACCAAGAAGAGCGAGCGGGACATCCATGACAAGGTGATGGCCAACTCCGAGCTGGTGGGTCTCCTGGACCACATGAAGAAGCTGCCCGGCGAGGTCTCCGGAGGCATGAAGAAGCGCGCCGGCCTGGCCCGGGCCATGGTCATGGACCCCGACATCATCCTGTTCGACGA from Acidimicrobiales bacterium encodes the following:
- a CDS encoding ATP-binding cassette domain-containing protein: MGVEVVIEDLTKSFGRQTVWRDVTLSLPAGEVSVMLGPSGTGKTVFLKSLVGLLKPERGRVVVDGVDIAACSEHQLYQVRKLFGVMFQDGALFGSLNLYDNIAFPLREHTKKSERDIHDKVMANSELVGLLDHMKKLPGEVSGGMKKRAGLARAMVMDPDIILFDEPDSGLDPVRVAYLDELVKNAQRETGATFFIISHNIPSMMRTAEFMGVLFRSELVKFASKEDMRNSKNSIIRQFLAGKSKGPIGMDEMATDVDIQGEDWGEDDDDDRGLNEETEVMTV